The proteins below come from a single Oscillospiraceae bacterium genomic window:
- a CDS encoding glycine--tRNA ligase, with translation MKNSEKTLDMIVNLCKNRGFIYPGSEIYGGLANSWDYGPLGVEFKNNVKKAWMKKFVQESPYNVGLDAAILMNPQTWVTTGHVSSFSDPLLDCRACKSRHRADKLISECEQGKGVDVDAMTFDEMDAFIASHDEVVCPVCGKHDFTPIRKFNLMFKTAIGVTEDSSSTCYLRPETAQGIFVNFANIQRTTRRKLPFGVCQVGKAFRNEITPGNFTFRTREFEQMECEFFCKPDTDLEWFAYWKDYCKNWLLSLGIQEENLRLRDHEPAELAFYSRATTDIEYAFPFTDWGELWGIADRTNYDLSRHQEASGKSLEYFDPETNEHYIPYVIEPSLGCDRVALAFLCEAYDEQHLVDAKGKEDVRTVLHLHPYLAPFKCAVLPLSKKLGDKAMEIRNELAKDFMVDYDDAGSIGKRYRRQDEIGTPLCITVDFQTVGDDKVEADGCVTVRDRDTMEQVRMPISELRDYVAKKVAF, from the coding sequence ATGAAGAACAGTGAAAAAACCCTTGACATGATCGTAAACCTGTGCAAAAACCGCGGGTTTATCTATCCGGGCAGCGAGATCTACGGCGGCCTGGCAAACAGCTGGGACTACGGTCCTCTGGGTGTTGAGTTCAAGAACAATGTCAAAAAGGCATGGATGAAGAAGTTCGTGCAGGAAAGCCCCTACAATGTCGGTCTGGACGCCGCCATCCTGATGAACCCGCAGACCTGGGTGACTACTGGCCATGTGTCCAGCTTCTCGGACCCACTGCTGGACTGCCGCGCCTGCAAGAGCCGCCACCGCGCCGACAAGCTGATTTCCGAGTGCGAGCAGGGCAAGGGCGTGGATGTCGATGCCATGACCTTTGATGAGATGGACGCTTTTATCGCCAGCCATGATGAAGTCGTCTGCCCCGTCTGCGGCAAGCATGACTTTACTCCCATCCGTAAGTTCAACCTGATGTTCAAGACCGCCATCGGCGTTACCGAGGATTCCTCCTCCACCTGCTATCTGCGCCCCGAGACCGCACAGGGCATCTTTGTCAACTTTGCGAACATCCAGCGCACGACCCGCCGCAAGCTGCCCTTCGGCGTCTGCCAGGTCGGCAAGGCGTTCCGCAACGAGATCACGCCGGGCAACTTCACCTTCCGCACCCGTGAGTTTGAGCAGATGGAGTGCGAGTTCTTCTGCAAGCCCGACACCGATCTGGAGTGGTTTGCCTACTGGAAGGACTACTGCAAGAACTGGCTGCTGAGCCTCGGCATTCAGGAGGAAAACCTGCGCCTGCGCGACCACGAGCCTGCCGAGCTTGCCTTCTACAGCCGCGCCACCACCGACATCGAGTACGCCTTCCCGTTCACCGACTGGGGCGAGCTGTGGGGCATTGCCGACCGCACCAACTATGACCTGAGCCGCCATCAGGAGGCCTCCGGCAAGAGCCTTGAGTACTTTGACCCCGAGACGAACGAGCATTACATCCCCTATGTTATCGAGCCGTCTCTGGGCTGTGACCGCGTGGCGCTGGCCTTCCTGTGCGAGGCCTACGATGAGCAGCACCTTGTCGATGCCAAGGGCAAGGAGGATGTGCGCACCGTGCTGCACCTGCACCCCTATCTGGCACCGTTCAAGTGCGCCGTGCTGCCCCTGTCCAAGAAGCTGGGCGATAAGGCGATGGAGATCCGCAACGAGCTGGCCAAGGACTTTATGGTCGACTATGACGATGCCGGCTCCATCGGCAAACGCTACCGCCGTCAGGACGAGATCGGCACCCCGCTGTGCATCACCGTGGACTTCCAGACTGTCGGCGACGACAAGGTCGAGGCCGATGGCTGCGTGACCGTCCGCGACCGCGACACGATGGAGCAGGTCCGCATGCCGATTTCCGAGCTGCGCGACTATGTTGCCAAAAAGGTTGCGTTCTAA
- the murC gene encoding UDP-N-acetylmuramate--L-alanine ligase — MAFSMYDPKLLEGVRTIHFIGCGGSGTYPLIQILHSRGFAITGSDVEETKNTEAERALGVRVAIGHDAANLGNPDLVVYSAAIHNDNPELQAAHARGIKAVERSVMLGYISRTHSQSIGVAGTHGKTTTTGMITTMLELAGKDPAAVIGGKLPLIGGYGKAGSGQSVVIEACEYHETFLQLTSTVGVILNIDNDHLEYYGTMGQLKLAFQKFALLSRTVVFNMDDKNTMDVVNSIDRPVLSFGIKEEEARFHAVNIGEYKPGFFEFDVLELGEFFAHIRLGVPGYHNIYNALAMCCCVRPLGLKPEDAVRAAEEFHGTGRRFEIKGECNGAVIVDDYAHHPTELAATLATAKEMGYDRVIAVHQPFTYSRTKMLMDEFAKVLRAADQVVLLPIMGGREKDDGSVKSEDLAAKLPGSVVVSGLEGAADWVKKNAKKGDLVICMSCGDLYKAADMMVEK; from the coding sequence ATGGCTTTTAGTATGTATGACCCCAAGCTGCTGGAGGGGGTCCGCACGATCCATTTTATCGGCTGCGGCGGCTCCGGCACCTATCCGCTGATCCAGATCCTGCACAGCCGCGGCTTCGCCATCACCGGCTCCGATGTCGAGGAAACCAAAAACACCGAGGCGGAGCGTGCGCTCGGCGTCCGTGTGGCCATCGGACATGATGCGGCCAATCTGGGCAATCCGGATCTGGTCGTCTACAGCGCCGCCATCCATAATGACAATCCTGAGCTGCAGGCGGCTCACGCCCGCGGCATCAAGGCGGTGGAGCGCAGCGTCATGCTGGGCTATATCAGCCGCACCCATAGCCAGAGCATCGGCGTGGCTGGTACCCACGGTAAAACGACCACGACCGGCATGATCACAACCATGCTGGAGCTGGCCGGCAAGGACCCCGCCGCCGTCATCGGCGGCAAGCTGCCCCTCATCGGCGGCTACGGCAAGGCCGGCAGCGGCCAGAGCGTGGTCATTGAGGCCTGCGAGTACCATGAGACCTTCCTGCAGCTGACCAGCACGGTGGGCGTCATCCTGAACATCGACAATGACCATCTGGAATATTACGGCACGATGGGTCAGCTCAAGCTTGCGTTCCAGAAGTTTGCGCTGCTGTCCCGCACCGTTGTGTTCAACATGGACGATAAAAACACGATGGATGTCGTCAACTCCATCGACCGCCCGGTGCTGAGTTTCGGCATCAAAGAGGAGGAGGCCCGCTTCCACGCCGTCAACATCGGCGAGTATAAGCCCGGCTTCTTTGAGTTTGATGTGCTTGAGCTGGGCGAGTTCTTTGCCCACATCAGGCTTGGTGTGCCCGGCTACCACAACATTTACAATGCGCTGGCCATGTGCTGCTGCGTGCGTCCGCTGGGCCTCAAGCCCGAGGATGCCGTCCGCGCAGCGGAAGAATTCCACGGCACCGGCCGCCGGTTTGAGATCAAGGGCGAGTGCAACGGCGCGGTCATTGTGGATGACTACGCCCACCATCCCACCGAGCTGGCCGCCACGCTGGCCACGGCTAAGGAGATGGGCTATGACCGTGTGATCGCGGTGCATCAGCCGTTTACCTACAGCCGCACCAAGATGCTGATGGACGAATTTGCCAAGGTGCTGCGCGCCGCCGATCAGGTCGTGCTGCTGCCCATCATGGGCGGCCGCGAGAAGGATGACGGCAGCGTCAAGAGCGAGGACCTTGCCGCCAAGCTGCCCGGCAGCGTTGTGGTCAGCGGGCTGGAGGGTGCCGCCGACTGGGTAAAGAAAAACGCCAAGAAGGGTGACCTTGTCATCTGCATGAGCTGCGGCGATCTGTACAAGGCTGCCGACATGATGGTAGAGAAATAA
- a CDS encoding aminopeptidase, which produces MNQHYLQLYADFIVKVGVNVRPRQNFIVRCPVTMPDFAHACVRAGYEAGAKTVVVRWEDDKLTRLQMEMAAESDLCAMKPYELRSYLDYAEDPDGCCTLAIHAADPEALAGLDAGKLNRVNLARRTFMKPWQAYTMNDRVQWCVAAVPAPGWAAKVFPDLPLEEAVEKLWALIFDVCRVSTGDPVTAWKEHVARTKARRDRMNELNLDRIRMTSANGTDLTVGLAENAIWEGASSKTEGGIEFIANVPTEEVFCAPHRDRVDGRVYGTKPYAYNGQLIEGWHVTFQNGKVVEHGAEKNAELLAELLTTDENANRIGEIALVPASSPINRSGVLFYNTLFDENAACHIAFGDGYPTNIKGGSAMSRDELLAKGLNSSAIHEDVMVGAPDTHVVGVTKSGEEITIFENGEWAF; this is translated from the coding sequence ATGAACCAACACTATCTCCAGCTCTACGCTGATTTTATCGTCAAGGTGGGCGTCAATGTGCGCCCGCGCCAGAATTTCATTGTTCGCTGCCCGGTCACGATGCCGGACTTTGCCCACGCCTGTGTCCGCGCAGGCTACGAGGCCGGTGCCAAGACCGTTGTGGTCCGCTGGGAGGACGACAAGCTGACCCGCCTGCAGATGGAAATGGCCGCTGAGAGCGACCTGTGCGCCATGAAGCCCTACGAGCTGCGCAGCTACCTCGACTATGCCGAGGACCCGGACGGCTGCTGCACGCTGGCCATCCATGCCGCAGACCCCGAGGCACTGGCCGGGCTGGATGCGGGCAAGCTGAACCGCGTCAACCTCGCCCGCCGCACCTTTATGAAGCCCTGGCAGGCCTACACGATGAATGACCGCGTGCAGTGGTGTGTGGCCGCCGTGCCCGCCCCGGGCTGGGCTGCCAAGGTGTTCCCGGACCTGCCGCTTGAGGAGGCTGTTGAGAAGCTGTGGGCGCTGATTTTTGATGTCTGCCGCGTATCGACCGGTGACCCCGTAACCGCATGGAAGGAGCATGTTGCCCGCACCAAGGCTCGCCGCGACCGGATGAATGAGCTGAACCTCGACCGTATTCGCATGACGAGCGCTAACGGCACAGATCTGACCGTGGGTCTGGCCGAGAACGCCATCTGGGAGGGCGCGTCCAGCAAGACGGAGGGCGGCATCGAGTTCATCGCCAATGTCCCCACCGAGGAGGTGTTCTGCGCACCCCACCGCGACCGCGTTGACGGCCGCGTCTACGGCACCAAGCCCTACGCTTACAACGGCCAGCTGATCGAGGGCTGGCATGTCACCTTCCAAAACGGCAAGGTCGTGGAGCATGGCGCTGAGAAGAACGCCGAGCTGCTGGCCGAGCTGCTTACCACCGATGAAAACGCCAACCGCATCGGCGAGATTGCACTGGTGCCCGCGTCCAGCCCCATCAACCGCAGCGGTGTTCTGTTCTATAACACCCTGTTCGACGAAAACGCCGCCTGCCACATTGCCTTCGGCGATGGCTACCCGACCAACATCAAGGGCGGCTCCGCCATGAGCCGGGACGAGCTGCTGGCAAAGGGCCTGAACAGCTCCGCCATCCATGAGGATGTCATGGTCGGCGCGCCCGACACCCATGTCGTTGGCGTGACCAAGAGCGGCGAGGAGATCACGATTTTTGAAAACGGCGAATGGGCGTTCTAA